A single genomic interval of Microbacterium oleivorans harbors:
- a CDS encoding GntR family transcriptional regulator, which produces MSTPEFRNVVRLSKQPSIRATVTRALRAAVISGELQPGRVYSAPSLGEQFGVSATPIREAMLDLAREGLVVTIPNRGFQITEVSERDLREVTELRLMLEPPAVERATPLIPATALPDLRRKAADIVAGAASGDLVEYLAADSDFHLALLHYAGNARLVELVAGLRSQTRLFGLASLHEQGRLVASAHEHDLMLDAIEAGDAATARDLVHRHIEHVLTDWSADAPPATADASVGT; this is translated from the coding sequence ATGAGCACGCCCGAGTTCCGCAACGTGGTGCGGTTGAGCAAGCAGCCCAGCATCCGCGCCACGGTGACCCGCGCCCTGCGCGCCGCCGTGATCAGCGGTGAGCTCCAGCCGGGCCGCGTCTACTCGGCACCGAGCCTCGGCGAGCAGTTCGGCGTCTCGGCGACGCCCATCCGCGAGGCGATGCTCGACCTCGCGCGCGAAGGGCTCGTCGTGACGATCCCGAACCGCGGGTTCCAGATCACCGAGGTCTCCGAGCGCGACCTGCGCGAGGTCACCGAGTTGCGCCTCATGCTCGAACCGCCCGCCGTCGAGCGGGCGACCCCGCTCATCCCGGCCACGGCGCTGCCGGACCTGCGCCGCAAGGCCGCCGACATCGTCGCGGGGGCCGCGTCGGGCGACCTCGTCGAGTACCTCGCCGCCGACAGCGACTTCCACCTGGCCCTGCTGCACTATGCGGGCAACGCCCGCCTCGTCGAGCTCGTGGCGGGCCTGCGATCGCAGACCCGCCTGTTCGGACTCGCGTCGCTGCACGAGCAGGGGCGCCTGGTGGCCTCCGCGCACGAGCACGACCTGATGCTCGACGCGATCGAGGCCGGCGACGCCGCGACGGCGCGCGACCTCGTCCACCGCCACATCGAGCACGTGCTCACCGACTGGTCGGCAGACGCGCCGCCCGCGACCGCCGACGCGAGCGTGGGGACGTGA
- a CDS encoding proline racemase family protein, with amino-acid sequence MRTKRAFHAVDSHTEGMPTRVIVGGVGTLPGATMEERRQRFMAENDGLRRLLMNEPRGHSAMSGAILQPPTRPDADFGVLYIEVSGCLPMCGHGTIGVATVLVETGMVPVVEPVTTIRLDTPAGLVVADVAVSDGHADRVTIRNVPSFAVGLGRTVEVPGFGAVPYDLAFGGNFYAIVRLDDIGLPFDRARKDELLHAGLAIMAAVDEADAPVHPVDTTIRGCHHVYLEAPGSTARHSRHAMAIHPGWFDRSPCGTGTSARMAQLHARGELPLHADVVNESFIGTAFTGRLVEETEVAGIPAVIPTITGRAWVTGTAQYMLDPSDPFPEGFVL; translated from the coding sequence ATGCGCACGAAGCGCGCCTTCCACGCCGTGGACTCGCACACCGAGGGGATGCCGACGCGCGTGATCGTCGGCGGCGTCGGCACCCTCCCCGGCGCCACGATGGAGGAGCGGCGGCAGCGGTTCATGGCCGAGAACGACGGCCTGCGACGGCTGCTGATGAACGAGCCGCGCGGGCACAGCGCGATGAGCGGAGCCATCCTGCAGCCGCCCACCCGACCGGATGCCGACTTCGGCGTGCTCTACATCGAGGTCTCGGGCTGCCTGCCGATGTGCGGGCACGGCACGATCGGGGTGGCGACCGTCCTCGTGGAGACGGGCATGGTCCCGGTCGTCGAGCCCGTCACGACGATCCGTCTCGACACGCCCGCGGGTCTCGTGGTCGCCGACGTCGCCGTCTCGGACGGGCACGCCGACCGGGTCACGATCCGCAACGTGCCCTCGTTCGCCGTCGGGCTCGGGCGCACGGTCGAGGTTCCCGGGTTCGGCGCGGTTCCCTACGACCTCGCGTTCGGGGGCAACTTCTACGCGATCGTCCGTCTCGACGACATCGGGCTGCCGTTCGACCGCGCCCGCAAGGACGAGCTGCTGCACGCCGGGCTCGCCATCATGGCCGCCGTCGACGAGGCCGACGCGCCGGTGCATCCGGTGGACACGACGATCCGCGGGTGCCACCACGTGTACCTCGAGGCCCCCGGCTCCACCGCTCGGCACTCGCGGCACGCGATGGCCATCCACCCGGGCTGGTTCGACCGCTCGCCCTGCGGCACGGGCACCAGCGCGCGGATGGCTCAGCTGCACGCGCGCGGCGAGCTGCCGCTCCACGCCGACGTCGTCAACGAGTCGTTCATCGGCACCGCCTTCACCGGTCGACTCGTCGAGGAGACCGAGGTGGCCGGCATCCCCGCCGTGATCCCGACGATCACGGGCCGTGCCTGGGTCACCGGGACGGCGCAGTACATGCTCGACCCCTCCGACCCGTTCCCCGAGGGATTCGTGCTGTGA
- a CDS encoding ABC transporter substrate-binding protein, whose amino-acid sequence MKHTARLLGIVGAGALAVATLAGCSGTADQGSGGERVTLDLAWWGNESRAAMYQEAIALFEAEYPDITVNGTFADFSSYWDLRATQAAARGLPDVMQMDQANLVQYGLNGALLDVSPYLGEQLDTSAMEDVVIEAATVDGVQYGVPVATGTLGLFVNPGAVAASGVAPLDPDYTWEDLNDWISDVTSSGATTPSGSAVFGGFDQGVTMWFFIQWLLQQGEQPFAEDGSIAFSREDVVAFMDLTTDLRASGAFFPQSRISELGPVDGFAVGEAASTLTWDSFFARYTDVEDLETLPVPTGPDGEKAVFYTVLHMAGAANTEHPEETALLLDFLATDPGVAEVFGTSRGVPADPGQLDALEFAEGSVEAKSLDYRASLEGYETVSTPTLPSTFASLEATWVRLNEELMFGNITVEEFADRWWSEAESLE is encoded by the coding sequence ATGAAGCACACAGCACGTCTTCTCGGCATCGTCGGCGCGGGCGCGCTCGCCGTCGCAACCCTGGCCGGGTGTTCGGGCACCGCGGACCAGGGGTCCGGGGGCGAACGGGTCACCCTGGATCTCGCGTGGTGGGGCAACGAGTCGAGGGCCGCGATGTACCAGGAGGCGATCGCCCTCTTCGAGGCGGAGTACCCCGACATCACGGTCAACGGCACGTTCGCGGACTTCTCGTCGTACTGGGACCTGCGCGCGACGCAGGCCGCGGCGCGCGGTCTGCCCGATGTGATGCAGATGGATCAGGCGAATCTCGTCCAGTACGGACTCAACGGGGCGCTGCTGGACGTGTCGCCCTATCTCGGCGAGCAGCTCGACACCTCGGCGATGGAGGACGTCGTCATCGAAGCAGCGACGGTGGACGGCGTCCAGTACGGCGTGCCGGTGGCGACGGGGACGCTGGGACTCTTCGTCAATCCCGGCGCGGTGGCCGCGTCGGGGGTCGCGCCGTTGGACCCCGACTACACGTGGGAGGACCTGAACGACTGGATCTCGGACGTCACATCGTCGGGTGCGACGACTCCGAGCGGCTCCGCGGTCTTCGGCGGCTTCGATCAGGGTGTGACGATGTGGTTCTTCATCCAGTGGCTTCTGCAGCAGGGGGAGCAGCCGTTCGCCGAGGACGGATCGATAGCATTCTCCCGCGAGGATGTCGTGGCCTTCATGGACCTGACGACGGACCTCCGCGCGTCCGGCGCGTTCTTCCCGCAGTCGCGGATCAGCGAGCTGGGACCCGTGGACGGCTTCGCGGTCGGCGAGGCAGCGAGCACGCTGACCTGGGACAGTTTCTTCGCCCGGTACACCGACGTCGAGGACCTCGAGACGCTCCCCGTGCCGACGGGCCCGGACGGCGAGAAGGCCGTCTTCTACACCGTGCTGCACATGGCGGGCGCGGCCAACACCGAGCATCCCGAAGAGACGGCGCTGCTGCTGGACTTCCTGGCCACGGACCCCGGCGTGGCCGAGGTGTTCGGAACGTCCCGCGGAGTCCCCGCGGACCCCGGCCAGCTGGATGCGCTCGAGTTCGCCGAGGGCTCCGTCGAGGCGAAGTCGCTCGACTATCGCGCGTCGCTCGAGGGATACGAGACGGTCAGCACGCCGACCCTCCCGTCCACGTTCGCCTCGCTCGAAGCGACATGGGTCCGCCTCAATGAGGAGCTCATGTTCGGCAACATCACGGTGGAGGAGTTCGCCGACCGCTGGTGGTCCGAGGCCGAGTCCCTGGAGTGA
- a CDS encoding aldehyde dehydrogenase (NADP(+)), which produces MTAAASPVADTPIAEVDAFIRVADAASAAWRAATIAERGEALRAVAEGLDARADDLVTLAGSETHLAEGRLRGELKRTTFQLRLFADVLAEGSWLDARIDHPDADYPMGAPRPDLRRQLEGIGTSLVFAASNFPFAFSVAGGDTASALAAGNAVVLKAHPGHPQLSALTGEIVAAALSAAGAPTGIFTVIHGTDAGVHALRHPSIRAAAFTGSIAGGRALFDIAMSRPEPIPFYGELGSVNPAFVTRRAAADRAAEIAEQFVASVTGSAGQLCTKPGVLFAPTGSGVLEALAATVLPAPAPLLNDGIASGFRRSLERTAQHDGVEVLAGSPAAEGADPAPALLRTTVASVIADPEALVSEMFGPAALVVEYDDEGDLVAVARLLEGQLTATLIAEEGDALAAELLPVLATKAGRVLWNQWPTGVSVTDAQQHGGPYPATTAVGTTSVGTAAITRFLRPVAYQNVPDALLPAALQEANPLGIPRRVDGVLEA; this is translated from the coding sequence ATGACCGCCGCCGCATCCCCCGTCGCCGACACGCCCATCGCCGAGGTCGACGCGTTCATCCGCGTCGCCGACGCGGCATCCGCCGCGTGGCGAGCGGCGACCATCGCCGAGCGCGGCGAGGCTCTCCGTGCGGTCGCCGAGGGCCTCGACGCCCGCGCCGACGACCTCGTCACGCTGGCCGGGAGCGAGACTCACCTGGCCGAGGGGCGGTTGCGGGGCGAGCTGAAGCGCACGACGTTCCAGCTGCGGCTGTTCGCCGACGTGCTCGCGGAGGGCTCCTGGCTCGACGCGCGTATCGACCACCCCGATGCCGACTACCCGATGGGGGCGCCGCGGCCCGACCTCCGTCGGCAGCTCGAGGGCATCGGCACCTCGCTCGTGTTCGCCGCGAGCAACTTCCCCTTCGCCTTCTCGGTCGCCGGCGGTGACACCGCCAGCGCGCTGGCAGCGGGCAACGCCGTCGTGCTCAAGGCGCACCCCGGGCACCCGCAGCTGTCGGCGCTGACCGGTGAGATCGTCGCGGCCGCGCTGTCGGCAGCCGGAGCGCCGACGGGGATCTTCACCGTGATCCACGGCACGGATGCCGGAGTGCACGCGCTGCGGCACCCGTCGATCCGGGCGGCCGCCTTCACCGGATCGATCGCCGGTGGTCGCGCCCTGTTCGACATCGCGATGTCACGCCCCGAGCCGATCCCGTTCTACGGCGAGCTCGGCAGCGTCAATCCCGCGTTCGTCACCCGCCGAGCCGCCGCGGACCGTGCCGCCGAGATCGCCGAACAGTTCGTGGCCTCGGTGACGGGCAGCGCCGGACAGCTCTGCACGAAGCCCGGCGTGCTGTTCGCGCCGACCGGTTCCGGTGTGCTCGAGGCGCTCGCCGCGACCGTCCTTCCCGCTCCGGCTCCGCTGCTGAACGACGGCATCGCGTCGGGCTTCCGCCGCTCCCTCGAGCGCACGGCCCAGCACGACGGCGTCGAGGTGCTCGCCGGGTCCCCGGCCGCCGAGGGCGCCGACCCGGCGCCGGCGCTGCTGCGCACGACCGTCGCGTCGGTGATCGCCGATCCCGAAGCGCTCGTCTCCGAGATGTTCGGTCCGGCGGCCCTCGTGGTCGAGTACGACGACGAGGGGGACCTGGTGGCGGTCGCGAGGCTGCTCGAGGGCCAGCTGACCGCGACACTCATCGCCGAGGAGGGCGACGCGCTCGCCGCCGAGCTGCTGCCCGTGCTGGCGACGAAGGCCGGCCGGGTGCTGTGGAACCAGTGGCCCACGGGCGTCTCGGTGACCGACGCGCAGCAGCACGGCGGACCGTATCCGGCGACGACCGCGGTCGGCACGACCTCGGTCGGCACCGCCGCGATCACGCGCTTCCTCCGGCCGGTGGCGTATCAGAACGTGCCCGACGCGCTGCTGCCCGCGGCGCTCCAGGAGGCCAACCCGCTCGGCATCCCGCGGCGCGTCGACGGCGTGCTCGAGGCCTGA
- a CDS encoding ornithine cyclodeaminase family protein, with the protein MTAVPLVSAETIERVMSPAAAVAAITTALASGLDVEADHERVFAPLSAGEFLLMPSESPDAAGIKVATVAPGNTRLGLPKISAWYLLFDRNTLQPAAIVDGTRLTTLRTPAVTAVAVRGLLAADPRGPREGIDRLVVLGSGPQAVEHVATLAAILPVRTVTIVGRTPGRVDAAVATLRRRGLDAGAGDIGDTRGADVVVTATSSSTPVLALADVAPGAVVAAVGAHGLDHRELEADLVIAADIVVEARSSAVRENGNLAGAAAASPGRSLAAPANLVELVRGEVVRRPDAPAVYTGVGMAWEDLAVAQGIMEIERRETAPEETT; encoded by the coding sequence GTGACGGCGGTGCCGCTCGTCTCGGCCGAGACCATCGAACGCGTCATGAGCCCCGCGGCCGCCGTCGCGGCGATCACGACCGCGCTGGCCTCCGGGCTCGATGTCGAGGCCGACCACGAGCGCGTCTTCGCGCCCCTGTCGGCGGGTGAGTTCCTGCTGATGCCGTCGGAGTCCCCGGATGCCGCGGGCATCAAGGTCGCCACCGTCGCGCCGGGGAACACCCGGCTCGGACTGCCGAAGATCAGCGCCTGGTATCTGCTGTTCGACCGGAACACCCTGCAGCCCGCGGCGATCGTCGATGGGACGCGCTTGACGACGCTGCGCACTCCGGCGGTCACGGCCGTCGCCGTGCGCGGACTGCTCGCCGCCGACCCGCGGGGACCCCGGGAGGGGATCGACCGACTGGTGGTGCTCGGCTCGGGACCTCAGGCTGTCGAGCATGTCGCGACGCTGGCGGCGATCCTCCCGGTCCGAACCGTCACCATCGTGGGGCGCACGCCCGGCCGTGTCGACGCGGCGGTCGCCACGCTCCGCCGGCGCGGGCTCGACGCCGGCGCCGGCGACATCGGCGACACCCGCGGCGCCGATGTCGTGGTCACGGCGACGTCGTCGAGCACGCCCGTGCTCGCCCTCGCCGACGTCGCGCCGGGCGCCGTCGTGGCCGCGGTCGGCGCCCACGGCCTCGACCACCGCGAACTGGAGGCCGACCTCGTGATCGCGGCCGACATCGTCGTCGAGGCCCGGTCCTCGGCCGTACGCGAGAACGGCAATCTCGCGGGCGCGGCCGCGGCGTCGCCCGGGCGGTCGCTCGCGGCGCCGGCGAACCTCGTCGAGCTCGTGCGCGGCGAGGTCGTCCGGCGTCCGGACGCTCCGGCGGTGTACACCGGGGTCGGCATGGCCTGGGAGGACCTGGCCGTGGCGCAGGGGATCATGGAGATCGAGCGGCGGGAGACCGCACCGGAGGAGACGACATGA
- a CDS encoding NAD(P)/FAD-dependent oxidoreductase — protein sequence MSAIPFDLAVVGAGPAGLSAAVVAAEAGLRVVLIDAGVQTGGQYWRHPDERHLDAFAAPEHTGHHHWDHYRALRDRLRRRISDGRVDHRAGRQVWRIDPAGDGTVFALRTTAVAGLDDAAPADRAIHARRVVLAPGAYDRQLPLPGWTLPGVMAAGGVQAMLKANQVTAGRRAVVAGTGPFLLSVAAGLARAGVEVVAVCEANALSRWAATPLRAVQEPAKLLEGVGYAATFLRHRIPLHTRTIVARVAGDERARGVTIAAVDGDGRVRPGTERDLDVDLVALGWGFTPQLELVVGAGARTRVDVDGSLVAVVDRDQRTSVAGLYAAGEATGVGGAVQSCAEGELAALAAAVDSGYGIPSARARRLRRRIARGRRFAVGMHRASPVPEHWASWLHDDTLVCRCEEVTVAAVRETVVDLAADDARDVRVTARPGMGMCQGRVCGFALSCLVADRTGRPTRAADLEPLVRRPVGTPIRVADLAALADLSGVADAEAPGPTDPVAPSGLTPSDLADLAPRKERP from the coding sequence GTGAGTGCGATCCCCTTCGACCTCGCCGTCGTCGGCGCCGGGCCCGCGGGTCTGTCGGCCGCGGTCGTGGCCGCCGAGGCGGGCCTGCGGGTCGTGCTGATCGACGCCGGCGTGCAGACCGGCGGGCAGTACTGGCGGCATCCCGACGAGCGGCACCTCGACGCCTTCGCGGCGCCGGAGCACACGGGCCATCATCACTGGGATCACTACCGCGCCCTCCGCGACCGGCTGCGGCGACGCATCTCGGACGGTCGGGTGGACCACCGGGCCGGTCGCCAGGTGTGGCGCATCGACCCCGCGGGCGACGGCACGGTGTTCGCGCTGCGCACCACCGCCGTCGCGGGGCTCGACGACGCGGCGCCGGCCGATCGTGCGATCCACGCCCGGCGCGTCGTGCTCGCGCCGGGCGCGTACGACCGCCAGCTGCCCCTCCCCGGATGGACGCTGCCGGGGGTGATGGCCGCGGGTGGCGTGCAGGCGATGCTGAAGGCTAACCAGGTCACGGCCGGCCGCCGCGCCGTCGTCGCGGGAACGGGACCCTTCCTCCTCTCGGTGGCCGCGGGGCTCGCCCGCGCGGGGGTCGAGGTCGTCGCCGTGTGCGAGGCCAACGCCCTGTCGCGCTGGGCGGCGACGCCGCTCCGCGCCGTGCAGGAACCCGCCAAGCTGCTCGAGGGGGTCGGCTACGCCGCGACCTTCCTGCGCCATCGCATTCCGCTGCATACGCGCACGATCGTCGCTCGGGTCGCGGGCGACGAGCGCGCGAGGGGGGTCACGATCGCCGCCGTGGACGGCGACGGCCGCGTCCGTCCGGGCACGGAGCGCGACCTCGACGTCGATCTGGTCGCCCTCGGGTGGGGGTTCACGCCGCAGCTCGAGCTCGTCGTCGGCGCCGGCGCCCGGACCCGGGTCGACGTCGACGGCTCACTCGTCGCCGTCGTCGACCGGGATCAGCGCACGAGCGTCGCCGGGCTCTACGCGGCGGGGGAGGCCACCGGTGTCGGCGGTGCCGTGCAATCGTGTGCGGAGGGTGAGCTCGCGGCCCTCGCCGCGGCCGTCGACAGCGGCTACGGCATCCCTTCGGCTCGGGCGCGACGGCTCCGACGCCGCATCGCGCGCGGCCGGCGCTTCGCCGTCGGGATGCACCGCGCGAGCCCCGTGCCGGAGCACTGGGCGTCCTGGCTGCACGACGACACGCTCGTCTGCCGGTGCGAAGAGGTCACGGTGGCCGCGGTGCGCGAGACCGTCGTCGACCTCGCCGCAGACGATGCGCGCGACGTGCGCGTCACCGCTCGTCCGGGCATGGGCATGTGCCAGGGCCGCGTCTGCGGCTTCGCGCTGTCGTGCCTCGTGGCGGACCGGACCGGTCGACCGACTCGGGCGGCCGATCTCGAGCCCCTCGTCCGCCGTCCCGTCGGAACACCCATCCGTGTCGCCGACCTCGCCGCCCTCGCCGACCTCTCGGGCGTCGCGGATGCCGAGGCGCCCGGCCCCACCGACCCGGTCGCCCCCTCCGGCCTCACCCCGTCAGACCTCGCAGACCTCGCTCCTCGGAAGGAACGCCCATGA
- a CDS encoding (2Fe-2S)-binding protein has protein sequence MTVDAADGYTFAFDGAPVPFRPGQSVGAALAASGITSWRTTRGAGEPRGLFCGIGVCYDCLLSVDGLRSQRACVTVARAGQDVRSDDPGAALARPADASSDGTRA, from the coding sequence ATGACCGTGGATGCCGCCGACGGCTACACCTTCGCGTTCGACGGCGCGCCCGTCCCCTTCCGCCCCGGACAGAGCGTGGGCGCCGCACTCGCGGCATCCGGCATCACCTCCTGGCGCACGACCCGGGGCGCGGGCGAGCCGCGGGGACTCTTCTGCGGGATCGGCGTCTGCTACGACTGTCTGCTGAGCGTGGACGGCCTGCGGTCGCAGCGCGCGTGCGTGACCGTGGCGCGGGCCGGACAGGACGTGCGCAGCGACGACCCCGGTGCCGCTCTGGCGCGACCGGCGGATGCATCGAGCGACGGGACCCGAGCGTGA
- a CDS encoding hydroxyacid dehydrogenase has protein sequence MNAPRAMFALEDAALIGELFGASDLGRLRDLVRLDPHVVTRADPRVPRAAARIEILITGWGAPHLDGPALDHWPELRAVFHAAGSVKRVVSPALWERGIRVSSSAAANALPVAEYTLSMILLSAKRALHTADAFRRGQDMAAAQPRGRFGAYGITVGIVGASRIGRRVIELLRPFDITPVLYDPSLSATEAADLGAPLMSLDGLLRVSDIVSLHAPSLPETRRMIGAPQLAAMRDGATLINTARGDLVDTDALLAELAHGRLAAVLDVTDPEPLPPGHPLFTAPGVTLTPHIAGSLGNELSRVGHQTVDEIARYVSRGSLAFEIHRRDLATIA, from the coding sequence GTGAACGCGCCCCGGGCGATGTTCGCCCTCGAGGATGCCGCCCTGATCGGCGAGCTCTTCGGCGCGTCGGACCTCGGTCGGCTCCGCGATCTCGTGCGCCTGGACCCCCACGTCGTGACGCGGGCCGATCCCCGGGTCCCCCGCGCCGCGGCCCGCATCGAGATCCTCATCACCGGGTGGGGGGCACCGCACCTCGACGGCCCTGCGCTGGACCACTGGCCCGAGCTGCGCGCCGTCTTCCATGCCGCCGGCTCGGTGAAGCGCGTCGTCTCTCCCGCACTGTGGGAACGCGGCATCCGCGTGTCCAGCAGCGCGGCCGCCAATGCGCTGCCCGTCGCCGAGTACACCCTCTCGATGATCCTGCTCAGTGCCAAGCGCGCCCTGCACACGGCCGACGCGTTCCGGCGTGGCCAGGACATGGCCGCGGCCCAGCCGCGGGGACGTTTCGGCGCCTACGGCATCACGGTCGGGATCGTCGGCGCCTCCCGCATCGGACGGCGGGTGATCGAGCTCCTCCGCCCCTTCGACATCACGCCGGTCCTCTACGATCCGTCGCTGTCCGCGACCGAGGCCGCCGATCTCGGTGCGCCGCTCATGTCGCTGGACGGCCTGCTCCGGGTGTCGGATATCGTCAGCCTCCATGCGCCGTCGCTGCCGGAGACCCGGCGCATGATCGGCGCACCCCAGCTGGCCGCGATGCGCGATGGCGCGACGCTCATCAACACCGCTCGAGGCGACCTCGTCGACACGGACGCGCTGCTGGCCGAGCTCGCACACGGCAGGCTGGCGGCCGTGCTCGATGTCACCGATCCGGAGCCGCTGCCCCCGGGACACCCGCTCTTCACCGCACCGGGGGTCACCCTCACCCCGCACATCGCCGGTTCGCTCGGGAACGAGCTGAGTCGGGTGGGCCATCAGACGGTCGACGAGATCGCACGTTATGTCTCGCGGGGCTCGCTCGCATTCGAGATCCACCGACGCGACCTCGCGACCATCGCCTGA
- a CDS encoding dihydrodipicolinate synthase family protein produces MTDRKPWHGVNLATTLPFHDDLSVDYDAYAELVRFAIAGGVTGIIPNGSLGEYQTLTEDERKRVFLTAVEAAPDAAVIPGVGAYGALESVRFAEHAAENGAPAVMLLPPNAYRASDDEVVDHYRRVAAVGLPILAYNNPIDTKVDLRPDLLARLFDEGLIVSVKEFSGDVRHAYEIRELAPGLDISIGSDDVVFELGLNGAVGWVAGYPNAIPAATVELYTLSTSDDPRDWVRARQIYRDLHPLLRWDSKTWFVQAIKLSQQVAGVLANTTTRPPRLALPDEVAARIIADTEAVLSKGYR; encoded by the coding sequence ATGACCGACCGCAAGCCGTGGCACGGCGTCAACCTCGCGACGACGCTGCCCTTCCACGACGACCTCTCCGTCGACTACGACGCCTACGCCGAGCTCGTGCGTTTCGCGATCGCTGGCGGGGTGACCGGCATCATCCCCAACGGTTCGCTCGGCGAGTACCAGACCCTCACCGAGGACGAGCGCAAGCGCGTCTTCCTCACGGCCGTCGAGGCTGCGCCCGACGCGGCGGTGATCCCCGGCGTCGGCGCCTACGGCGCGCTCGAGAGCGTGCGGTTCGCCGAGCACGCGGCCGAGAACGGTGCGCCGGCCGTCATGCTGCTGCCCCCCAACGCCTACCGTGCGAGCGACGACGAGGTCGTCGACCACTACCGGCGCGTCGCCGCCGTCGGCCTCCCGATCCTGGCGTACAACAACCCCATCGACACCAAGGTCGACCTGCGACCCGACCTGCTCGCGCGCCTCTTCGACGAGGGGCTGATCGTCTCGGTCAAGGAGTTCTCGGGCGACGTGCGCCACGCATACGAGATCCGCGAGCTCGCCCCCGGCCTCGACATCTCCATCGGCTCGGACGACGTCGTCTTCGAGCTCGGCCTCAACGGCGCCGTCGGCTGGGTGGCGGGTTACCCGAACGCCATCCCCGCCGCCACGGTCGAGCTCTACACGCTCTCGACCTCCGACGACCCGCGGGACTGGGTGCGGGCGCGCCAGATCTACCGCGATCTGCACCCTCTGCTGCGGTGGGACTCGAAGACGTGGTTCGTGCAGGCGATCAAGCTGTCGCAGCAGGTCGCCGGGGTCCTCGCGAACACGACCACGCGGCCGCCCCGCCTGGCGCTGCCCGACGAGGTCGCCGCGCGTATCATCGCCGACACCGAGGCCGTGCTGAGCAAGGGCTACCGCTGA
- a CDS encoding NAD(P)/FAD-dependent oxidoreductase: MSAASRHPDVLVIGAGIVGAAVAHFAAAAGFSVTVVERGTIAAGTTSRCEGNLLVSDKEVGPELELALHSQRIWRGELAEHAARWEFDSKGGLVVAASGAGKSALDVLADHQRSLGIRAEDVPDVAALHTIEPYLNPAMTGGVYYPDDAQVQPVLAAHHLLRLARDRGARLMTGVEVTGIRTHAGRAVGVDTAAGSIGAGTVINCAGPWAGEIAALAGLDLPVLPRRGFVLVTEPVPVTVHHKVYAAEYVQNVASSDAGLQVSSVVEGTPSGTILMGASRERVGFDTAFSAAAVGRVARAGAELFPVLADVQILRTYSGFRPYCPDHLPVIGPDARLPGLWHAAGHEGAGIGLSVGTAALIVQALRGEPTDLPLEAFRPERFSERVAA, translated from the coding sequence GTGAGCGCCGCATCCCGACACCCCGACGTGCTCGTCATCGGGGCGGGAATCGTGGGTGCGGCGGTCGCGCACTTCGCCGCCGCGGCCGGGTTCTCGGTGACCGTCGTCGAACGCGGGACGATCGCGGCCGGCACCACCAGCCGCTGCGAGGGCAATCTGCTTGTGAGCGACAAGGAGGTCGGTCCCGAGCTCGAGCTCGCGCTGCACTCGCAGCGCATCTGGCGCGGCGAGCTCGCTGAGCACGCCGCGCGGTGGGAGTTCGATTCGAAGGGCGGGCTGGTCGTCGCGGCGAGCGGCGCCGGCAAGAGCGCCCTCGACGTGCTCGCCGATCACCAGCGCAGCCTCGGGATCCGGGCGGAGGACGTCCCCGACGTCGCCGCCCTGCACACGATCGAGCCGTACCTGAACCCGGCCATGACGGGTGGGGTCTACTACCCCGACGACGCACAGGTGCAGCCGGTGCTCGCCGCGCACCACCTGCTGCGCCTGGCACGCGACCGCGGCGCGCGCCTCATGACGGGCGTGGAGGTCACCGGCATCCGCACGCACGCCGGTCGCGCCGTCGGCGTCGACACCGCCGCCGGCTCCATCGGCGCCGGCACTGTGATCAACTGCGCCGGGCCGTGGGCCGGCGAGATCGCCGCCCTCGCCGGCCTCGACCTGCCGGTACTGCCGCGACGCGGCTTCGTGCTGGTGACCGAGCCGGTTCCGGTGACCGTGCATCACAAGGTGTACGCCGCCGAGTACGTGCAGAACGTCGCCTCCTCGGATGCGGGGCTCCAGGTGTCCTCGGTTGTCGAGGGCACACCGAGCGGCACGATCCTCATGGGAGCCAGCCGCGAGCGCGTCGGCTTCGACACGGCGTTCTCGGCGGCGGCCGTGGGGCGCGTCGCCCGCGCGGGCGCGGAGTTGTTCCCGGTGCTCGCCGACGTGCAGATCCTCCGCACCTACTCGGGGTTCCGGCCGTACTGTCCCGACCACCTGCCCGTCATCGGGCCCGACGCACGGCTGCCGGGCCTCTGGCACGCCGCCGGGCACGAGGGCGCCGGCATCGGGCTCTCGGTCGGCACCGCGGCCCTCATCGTGCAGGCTCTGCGCGGCGAGCCGACCGATCTGCCGCTCGAGGCCTTCCGGCCCGAGCGCTTCTCCGAGCGGGTGGCGGCATGA